From a region of the Paenibacillus sp. FSL R10-2734 genome:
- the argR gene encoding transcriptional regulator ArgR yields the protein MKGQRHIKIREIITQKDIETQDELVEALRQSGFQVTQATVSRDIKELLLIKVPMDDGRYKYSLPTDQRYNPIQKLKRVLVDNFVQIDSSANLVVMKCLPGTANSVAALIDNIDWPQIMGTISGDDTILIICRQPEDSKNVISQIMGYIS from the coding sequence ATGAAGGGACAACGACATATTAAGATACGCGAGATTATTACGCAAAAAGATATCGAGACACAGGACGAGCTAGTGGAAGCCTTACGTCAATCCGGTTTCCAGGTTACTCAAGCTACAGTGTCTCGAGATATTAAAGAGCTATTGCTCATCAAGGTTCCCATGGATGATGGAAGATACAAATATTCGCTTCCAACCGATCAGCGGTACAATCCAATACAGAAGCTGAAGCGCGTTCTGGTGGATAATTTTGTGCAGATCGATTCATCGGCTAATCTTGTGGTGATGAAATGCTTACCGGGGACGGCTAATTCAGTTGCAGCTCTGATTGATAATATTGATTGGCCACAAATTATGGGCACCATCTCTGGCGATGATACCATTCTTATTATTTGCCGCCAGCCTGAGGACAGTAAAAACGTAATTTCACAAATCATGGGTTACATTTCTTAA